The Parabacteroides sp. AD58 genome includes a window with the following:
- a CDS encoding OmpP1/FadL family transporter, translating into MKKVLTIASALVLSTGAAFSQGLTDAYKYVPNGDLNGTARSMSMGGAFGALGGDISVLNSNPAGLAVYRSSEVVVTADVTMASAKTNWLGNSTTADKTKFNFDNIAYVGYFPTGNDSGLLSWNVGFSYNRLKNYTRNYSLRGSGDMGASLADYVAARANKGRLTPNDIDFRKDGNGNITYDPYESVGDWLSVLSNDAGFLNYNGKQYESSLRSTAGIPYTRSNTEMHVQESGAVDQYALAFGTNISDFLLLGATVSITDLRYDLYSYYAEDYASNKNSYIELKNNLTTKGTGYGINIGAICRPVDFLRIGVAYNSPTWYKMTDYYNAKGASDIESLPDKYEANSPVDAYSKYKFRTPDKWIFSAAAIFGQTALLSVDYEVMNYRRMYLSDDYGNANVETNNEIDQKLGIANTLRVGAEVKVTPQFSVRAGASWSGSGMSSTLRNGDAEVITVGTLPHYTLTNNITNYTVGFGYRFTPQFYVDVACVLKNVKEDAYAFSTLYSDSGETMVQATPSSLKTSSTRVALTLGYKF; encoded by the coding sequence ATGAAAAAAGTATTGACAATAGCATCAGCACTGGTACTAAGTACTGGTGCTGCTTTTTCTCAAGGTCTTACAGATGCTTACAAGTATGTACCGAATGGTGATTTGAATGGTACAGCCCGTAGTATGAGTATGGGCGGTGCTTTTGGCGCTTTGGGCGGTGATATATCTGTTTTGAATAGTAATCCGGCAGGTTTAGCTGTTTATCGTAGTTCGGAAGTAGTTGTAACGGCCGATGTGACTATGGCTTCAGCAAAGACAAACTGGCTGGGAAATAGTACGACTGCTGATAAAACCAAATTTAATTTTGATAATATTGCTTATGTAGGCTATTTCCCAACAGGAAATGATTCTGGATTATTAAGTTGGAATGTGGGCTTTTCATATAATAGGTTGAAAAATTATACTCGGAATTATTCCTTGCGCGGAAGTGGTGATATGGGTGCTTCTTTGGCAGATTATGTGGCTGCTCGTGCCAATAAAGGAAGATTGACTCCCAATGATATTGATTTTCGTAAAGATGGGAATGGCAATATTACGTATGATCCTTATGAATCAGTAGGCGACTGGTTGTCTGTCTTATCAAATGATGCTGGTTTCTTAAATTATAATGGAAAACAGTACGAATCATCTTTACGTAGTACAGCTGGTATTCCTTATACACGTTCAAATACAGAAATGCATGTACAGGAGTCAGGAGCTGTTGATCAGTACGCTTTGGCTTTTGGAACGAATATATCAGACTTCTTGCTGTTAGGAGCAACTGTATCGATAACTGATCTTCGTTATGATTTGTATTCATACTATGCAGAAGACTATGCATCCAATAAGAATAGCTATATTGAACTGAAAAACAATCTGACTACAAAAGGAACAGGATATGGCATTAACATCGGTGCAATTTGTCGTCCGGTTGATTTCTTGCGTATAGGAGTTGCCTATAATTCTCCTACGTGGTATAAAATGACTGATTATTATAATGCTAAGGGGGCTTCAGATATTGAATCATTGCCAGATAAATATGAAGCGAATTCGCCTGTAGACGCATATAGCAAATATAAATTCCGTACACCTGATAAATGGATTTTCAGTGCGGCAGCCATCTTTGGGCAGACAGCATTATTGAGCGTTGATTACGAAGTTATGAATTATCGCCGGATGTATTTGTCGGATGATTATGGTAATGCCAATGTTGAAACAAATAATGAAATAGATCAGAAATTAGGTATAGCTAATACACTTCGTGTTGGAGCGGAAGTTAAAGTGACTCCTCAGTTTTCCGTTAGGGCAGGTGCTTCGTGGTCAGGATCCGGTATGAGTTCAACATTAAGGAACGGAGATGCAGAAGTCATTACTGTGGGAACATTGCCACATTACACGTTGACAAACAACATTACCAATTATACTGTGGGTTTTGGATATCGCTTTACTCCGCAGTTCTATGTTGATGTAGCTTGCGTACTCAAAAACGTAAAAGAAGATGCATATGCATTTTCAACACTTTATTCTGATTCGGGAGAGACAATGGTGCAAGCAACTCCTTCATCATTGAAGACCAGTTCGACACGCGTAGCGTTGACATTGGGCTATAAGTTCTGA
- the rpe gene encoding ribulose-phosphate 3-epimerase, which translates to MKQLIAPSLLAADFMNLQRDVEMINQSEADWLHLDIMDGVFVPNISFGFPILKGLKKICRKPMDVHLMIVEPHKFIREVAETGAYLMNVHYEACTHLHRTIAGIHEAGMKAGVTLNPHSPVSLLEDIVQDVEVVMLMSVNPGYGGQKFIEHTVEKTRQLREMIDRKGLNTLIEIDGGVNFETGKRLLDAGADVLVAGSFVFSAADPASVIKELKALK; encoded by the coding sequence ATGAAACAGTTGATAGCTCCTTCCTTATTGGCTGCTGATTTTATGAATTTGCAGCGAGACGTTGAAATGATTAATCAGAGTGAGGCAGATTGGTTACATTTGGATATTATGGATGGTGTGTTTGTCCCTAATATTTCTTTCGGTTTTCCTATATTGAAAGGACTGAAAAAAATTTGCCGAAAACCGATGGATGTTCATCTGATGATTGTTGAACCGCATAAATTTATTCGTGAAGTGGCTGAGACGGGTGCATATCTGATGAATGTACATTATGAAGCATGTACGCATTTACATCGGACTATCGCTGGTATTCATGAAGCCGGCATGAAAGCGGGCGTTACGTTAAATCCTCATTCTCCAGTCAGTTTGTTGGAAGATATTGTTCAGGATGTTGAAGTCGTGATGTTGATGTCTGTTAATCCGGGATATGGAGGACAGAAGTTTATCGAGCATACTGTAGAGAAAACCCGTCAGTTGCGTGAGATGATAGATCGGAAAGGCTTGAATACGTTGATTGAAATAGACGGTGGCGTTAACTTTGAAACGGGCAAACGCTTATTGGATGCGGGAGCAGATGTTTTGGTTGCCGGTAGTTTTGTCTTTAGTGCTGCTGATCCCGCTTCTGTTATTAAAGAGCTTAAAGCTCTCAAGTAG
- a CDS encoding RNA polymerase sigma factor, with protein MNKLEMMTDEDLVVLYAEGNNAAFDVLLNRYQSSIHSYIFFIVRNKELAEDIFQETFVKVIMTIKQGRYTDNGKFKAWITRIAHNLIIDNYRQERNENTISNDEVEVDLLNNIKLCDGTIEDKLVKHQVLSDVRRLLKSLPDNQREVLEMRYYRDLSFKEIADLTGVSINTALGRMRYAILNLRRLAEEHHIELSYA; from the coding sequence ATGAATAAATTAGAGATGATGACAGACGAAGATCTGGTCGTCCTTTATGCAGAAGGTAATAACGCTGCTTTTGATGTCTTGTTGAACAGATACCAAAGTAGTATTCATTCCTATATTTTCTTTATTGTACGTAACAAAGAGTTGGCTGAAGATATTTTTCAGGAAACTTTTGTGAAGGTGATTATGACGATAAAACAAGGCCGTTATACCGATAATGGTAAGTTTAAAGCATGGATCACACGGATTGCGCATAACCTGATCATTGATAATTATCGTCAGGAACGTAATGAGAATACCATCTCAAATGATGAGGTTGAAGTCGATTTGTTGAATAATATCAAGTTATGCGATGGAACGATTGAAGACAAACTTGTGAAACATCAGGTTCTGTCGGATGTTCGGCGTTTGTTAAAATCATTACCGGATAATCAGCGGGAAGTTTTGGAAATGCGTTATTACCGGGATTTGAGCTTTAAAGAAATTGCAGATCTGACAGGAGTTAGTATTAATACGGCTTTAGGACGGATGCGTTATGCCATTTTGAATCTTCGCCGCTTGGCAGAAGAACATCATATAGAGTTATCATACGCATAA